In the genome of Propionispora vibrioides, the window TGCGGTCAAGGGAATGTATGAGAATGCCGTGTATCCGGGGATTGAAGAGTTGTTGGCGGAACTGGCGGACCGGGGGAAATATCTGGCGGTAGCCACTTCGAAGCCGATCTTCTTTTCGGAAAAAATTATTGATCATTTTTCATTAACAAAATATTTTCAAGCCATTGTTGGCGCCCAACTGGAAGGCAAGCACAGCGGCAAGGAAGAAATCATTGGTACTATTCTGTCCGGTATTCCTCATATTCCGGCAAACCGGGTGGTGATGGTAGGTGATCGCAAGTTTGATATTCACGGGGCGCAGGCCCATGGCATTGATGTCATTGCGGCAGGCTATGGCTATGGTGCCGATGAAGAACTGGCGGCGGCCGGACCGACGCATATTGCCGGATCGATCGCGGAATTGCGGTCACTGCTGTTGGGCTAAGCCGGTGTACTAGTGTCTTGACCAAGTTAAATCTTAGTTTATAAAGCCTATCATTTTCCGCACTGCTGCGTTGCCGTCGGCTTACATATGGCCGATATGCGCGCCTCCTCCGCCTCGCATTGCAGAAAAATCTATACTGTATAATTCTATTCATAACTTTGCCAAGACACCAGGAGCACGAGGTTATTGAATAAGCTGGTCCAAAAGAGGAAAGACTTCTTCCGTTACAACGGTAACGAGAAAAGTCTTTTTTCTTACATTCCATTAGTTGTTGCCGAAAGGGAAACGGAAACCGACCAACATGTTAGCAGGAGCGTGAGAGCGATGAGCAAGACCGTTAATCCGGTTGTTTGGGTTGAAATTCCTGTAGCCAATATGGAGCGGGCTAAACTTTTTTATGAG includes:
- a CDS encoding HAD hydrolase-like protein yields the protein MKYDAILFDLDGTLTDSQEGILRSIQYALEKSGIVENEVDKLVPFIGPPLAESFREVYRMGPEQVAQTVAYYQEYFAVKGMYENAVYPGIEELLAELADRGKYLAVATSKPIFFSEKIIDHFSLTKYFQAIVGAQLEGKHSGKEEIIGTILSGIPHIPANRVVMVGDRKFDIHGAQAHGIDVIAAGYGYGADEELAAAGPTHIAGSIAELRSLLLG